One window of the Staphylococcus equorum genome contains the following:
- the acnA gene encoding aconitate hydratase AcnA gives MASNIKQQAKKSFELNGKSYTFYDLNTLEEQGLTKVSKLPYSIRVLLESVLRQEDGFVITDEHIKALSDFTKGTEGEVPFKPSRVILQDFTGVPAVVDLASLRKAMNDVGGDLDKINPEVPVDLVIDHSVQVDSYANPDALERNMKLEFERNYERYQFLNWATKAFNNYSAVPPATGIVHQVNLEYLANVVHAREVDGETVAFPDTLVGTDSHTTMINGLGVLGWGVGGIEAEAGMLGQPSYFPIPEVIGVRLSNALPQGATATDLALRVTQELRKQGVVGKFVEFFGPGVQHLPLADRATIANMAPEYGATCGFFPVDEEALKYMRLTGRSEDQIQLVKKYLQENSMFFTVEEDEPEYTKVVELDLSTVEASLAGPKRPQDLIALSDMKSEFQKSVTAPAGNQGHGFDESEFDKTVDIEFKDGSSTTMKTGDLAIAAITSCTNTSNPYVMLGAGLVAKKAVEKGLEVPEYVKTSLAPGSKVVTGYLNDSGLNDYLDKLGFNLVGYGCTTCIGNSGPLLEEIEKAIAEEDLLVTSVLSGNRNFEGRIHPLVKGNYLASPQLVVAYALAGTVNIDLQNEPLGKGKDGEDVYLKDIWPTIKEVSDTVDNVVTPELFKEEYATVFNNNEMWNEIDVTDKPLYDFDSESTYIQNPSFFQGLSKEPGTIESLKNLRVMGKFGDSVTTDHISPAGAIGKDTPAGKYLLDHDVPIRQFNSYGSRRGNHEVMVRGTFANIRIKNELAPGTEGGFTTYWPTGEQMPIYDAAMKYKEDGTGLVVLAGNDYGMGSSRDWAAKGTNLLGVKTVIAQSYERIHRSNLVMMGVLPLQFKDGESSESLGIDGTEVISVDIDENVKPHDLVKVQAKKENGKVIEFEAVARFDSNVEMDYYRHGGILQLVLRKKLASN, from the coding sequence ATGGCTTCTAATATCAAACAACAAGCGAAAAAATCGTTTGAGCTTAACGGAAAATCATATACGTTTTATGATTTAAACACGTTAGAAGAACAAGGTTTAACGAAAGTATCAAAATTACCGTACTCAATAAGAGTATTACTAGAGTCTGTTTTAAGACAAGAAGATGGTTTTGTAATCACTGATGAACACATCAAAGCATTATCTGATTTCACTAAAGGCACAGAAGGCGAAGTACCATTTAAACCTTCACGTGTTATTCTACAAGATTTCACAGGGGTTCCTGCTGTTGTAGACTTAGCATCATTACGTAAAGCAATGAATGATGTAGGTGGAGATTTGGATAAAATCAATCCAGAAGTACCAGTAGATTTAGTTATTGACCACTCGGTTCAAGTTGATAGTTATGCAAACCCAGATGCATTAGAACGTAATATGAAATTAGAGTTTGAAAGAAACTACGAACGTTATCAATTTTTAAATTGGGCTACTAAAGCATTTAACAACTACAGTGCAGTGCCACCAGCAACTGGTATCGTTCACCAAGTTAACTTAGAGTATTTAGCAAATGTTGTTCATGCTCGTGAAGTAGATGGTGAAACAGTAGCATTTCCTGACACATTAGTTGGTACGGACTCACATACGACAATGATTAATGGTCTTGGTGTATTAGGTTGGGGCGTAGGTGGTATCGAAGCTGAAGCCGGAATGCTTGGTCAACCTTCATACTTCCCAATTCCTGAAGTAATTGGTGTTAGATTATCTAACGCATTACCACAAGGTGCAACAGCTACAGATTTAGCTTTACGAGTGACTCAAGAGTTACGTAAACAAGGCGTAGTTGGCAAGTTTGTGGAATTCTTTGGTCCAGGTGTACAACATTTACCATTAGCAGACCGTGCAACAATCGCAAACATGGCTCCAGAATATGGTGCGACTTGTGGTTTCTTCCCAGTCGATGAAGAAGCATTAAAATATATGCGCTTAACAGGTCGTTCTGAGGATCAAATCCAACTTGTGAAAAAATATTTACAAGAAAACAGCATGTTCTTCACCGTAGAAGAAGACGAACCAGAATATACTAAAGTTGTTGAATTAGATTTATCAACTGTTGAAGCTTCATTAGCAGGACCAAAACGTCCTCAAGATTTAATTGCCTTAAGTGATATGAAATCTGAATTCCAAAAATCAGTTACTGCACCAGCAGGTAACCAAGGTCACGGATTTGATGAAAGCGAATTTGATAAAACTGTTGATATTGAATTTAAAGACGGTTCAAGTACAACAATGAAAACTGGTGACTTAGCTATTGCTGCGATTACATCATGTACAAACACTTCTAACCCATATGTAATGTTAGGTGCTGGACTTGTTGCTAAAAAAGCAGTTGAAAAAGGTTTAGAAGTTCCAGAATACGTTAAAACTTCATTAGCGCCTGGTTCAAAAGTTGTAACAGGTTATTTAAATGATTCAGGATTAAATGATTATCTTGATAAACTTGGATTCAATCTTGTAGGTTATGGTTGTACAACTTGTATTGGTAACTCTGGCCCATTACTAGAAGAAATTGAAAAAGCTATAGCAGAAGAAGATTTATTAGTTACATCTGTATTATCAGGTAACCGTAACTTTGAAGGACGTATCCATCCTTTAGTTAAAGGTAACTACTTAGCTTCACCACAATTAGTTGTTGCTTATGCTTTAGCAGGTACAGTAAATATCGATTTACAAAATGAACCTCTAGGGAAAGGCAAAGATGGCGAAGATGTATATCTAAAAGACATTTGGCCTACAATTAAAGAAGTTTCTGATACTGTAGATAATGTCGTTACACCTGAATTGTTCAAAGAAGAATATGCAACGGTATTCAACAATAATGAAATGTGGAACGAAATCGATGTTACAGATAAACCATTATATGATTTCGATTCTGAATCTACTTACATTCAAAACCCTTCATTCTTCCAAGGCTTATCTAAAGAGCCAGGAACAATTGAATCACTTAAGAACTTACGTGTTATGGGTAAATTTGGAGATTCAGTAACAACTGATCATATTTCGCCAGCAGGTGCTATTGGTAAAGACACACCAGCAGGTAAATACTTATTGGATCACGATGTTCCAATTCGTCAATTTAACTCATATGGTTCACGTCGTGGTAACCATGAAGTTATGGTCCGTGGTACTTTTGCTAATATTCGTATTAAAAACGAATTGGCTCCAGGTACAGAAGGCGGGTTCACAACATATTGGCCAACAGGTGAACAAATGCCAATATACGATGCAGCAATGAAATATAAAGAAGATGGCACTGGTTTAGTAGTATTAGCAGGTAATGACTACGGCATGGGTTCTTCACGTGACTGGGCAGCTAAAGGTACAAATCTATTAGGTGTTAAAACAGTTATTGCTCAAAGTTACGAACGTATTCACCGTTCAAACTTAGTTATGATGGGTGTATTACCTTTACAATTTAAAGACGGAGAGTCTTCAGAAAGTTTAGGCATCGATGGAACTGAAGTTATTTCAGTTGATATTGATGAAAATGTTAAACCTCATGATTTAGTTAAAGTGCAAGCTAAAAAAGAAAATGGTAAAGTCATTGAATTTGAAGCAGTTGCACGTTTTGATTCCAATGTGGAAATGGATTATTACCGTCATGGTGGTATCTTACAACTTGTACTAAGAAAAAAATTAGCTAGTAATTAA
- the menI gene encoding 1,4-dihydroxy-2-naphthoyl-CoA hydrolase MenI: MIYSMTKIESRYQETDQMGVIYHGNYPTWFEVARTDYISKLGFSYKDMEDAGIISPVTDIDIKYIKSITYPEKVTIKTWVDKYSRLRYVYRYEIFNEVGELATTGSTTLTCIKKEDFKPIRLDKYFPEWHTAYLDIDQRNKAGETLELV, translated from the coding sequence ATGATTTACAGTATGACAAAAATAGAATCACGTTATCAAGAGACTGACCAAATGGGAGTGATTTATCATGGTAATTATCCTACTTGGTTCGAAGTCGCACGTACAGATTATATCTCTAAATTAGGCTTCAGTTATAAAGACATGGAAGATGCGGGTATTATCTCACCTGTAACAGATATAGACATTAAATATATTAAATCTATCACTTATCCAGAAAAGGTAACAATTAAGACTTGGGTAGATAAATATTCTAGGTTGAGATATGTCTATCGTTATGAAATTTTTAATGAAGTAGGCGAGCTAGCGACTACAGGGTCTACTACTTTAACCTGTATTAAAAAAGAAGACTTTAAGCCTATTAGACTAGACAAGTATTTCCCAGAGTGGCACACAGCTTATCTTGATATTGATCAAAGAAATAAAGCAGGCGAAACGTTAGAGCTTGTATGA